Proteins encoded by one window of Streptomyces sp. NBC_01477:
- a CDS encoding carbohydrate ABC transporter permease: protein MTQATLTAPAAPAPGRPADPRARRTARRKARLHWIAVHSLGLAAAAFFVLPFVFVFLTAVMSDNQALTRDLWPHTWQWSNFRTVWDTPGFLTWWRNTLVYAVSGTVLTVVSSLPVAYALAKFHFRGRNLIMVLVISTMMLPPQVVIIPMYLFWTKQLGMDGTLWPLIIPMAFGDAFTIFLLRQFLLTIPKEYTEAARVDGCGELRTLVTVIVPMIRPAIAAVALFQFFYCWNDYFGPQIYASSNPAAWTLSYGLESFKGAHHTNWNLTMAATVLVMAPVIVVFFFAQKAFIEGVTLTGVKG from the coding sequence ATGACCCAAGCAACACTGACCGCCCCGGCCGCACCCGCGCCCGGCCGTCCCGCCGACCCGCGCGCCCGGCGCACCGCCCGCCGCAAGGCGCGGCTGCACTGGATCGCCGTGCACTCGCTCGGCCTGGCCGCCGCCGCCTTCTTCGTGCTGCCGTTCGTCTTCGTCTTCCTCACCGCGGTGATGAGCGACAACCAGGCCCTCACCAGGGATCTGTGGCCGCACACCTGGCAGTGGTCCAACTTCCGCACCGTGTGGGACACCCCGGGCTTCCTCACCTGGTGGCGCAACACCCTGGTCTACGCGGTGTCCGGCACCGTGCTGACCGTGGTGTCCTCGCTGCCGGTGGCGTACGCGCTGGCCAAATTCCACTTCCGCGGACGTAACCTGATCATGGTGCTGGTCATCTCCACGATGATGCTGCCGCCACAGGTGGTCATCATCCCGATGTACCTGTTCTGGACCAAGCAGCTCGGTATGGACGGCACCTTGTGGCCGCTGATCATCCCGATGGCCTTCGGCGACGCCTTCACCATCTTCCTGCTGCGCCAGTTCCTGCTGACCATTCCGAAGGAGTACACCGAGGCGGCCCGGGTGGACGGCTGCGGCGAACTGCGCACCCTGGTCACCGTGATCGTCCCGATGATCCGGCCGGCCATCGCCGCGGTCGCGCTCTTCCAGTTCTTCTACTGCTGGAACGACTACTTCGGCCCGCAGATCTATGCCAGTTCCAATCCGGCGGCCTGGACACTGAGTTACGGCCTGGAGTCCTTCAAGGGGGCCCATCACACCAACTGGAACCTGACGATGGCCGCGACCGTCCTCGTGATGGCGCCGGTGATCGTGGTCTTCTTCTTCGCGCAAAAGGCCTTCATCGAAGGCGTGACCCTGACGGGAGTCAAGGGATGA
- a CDS encoding N-acetylglucosamine kinase, which yields MLAIDAGNSKTDVALVAANGRVLGAARGGGFQPPVVGVGPAVAAVAEIVARAAEDAGLDVRQGGPDDRRPLAAYTSACLANADLPVEEQRLEVAIHGRGWAHTTRVANDTFAILRAGVDEPRGVAVVCGAGINCVGMLPDGRTARFPAIGKISGDWGGGSGLADEALWYAARAEDGRGGPTALARTLPAHFGLGSMYALIEALHLETLPAERKYELTPVLFATSDAGDPVARTILARQAEEIAALAVVALGRLELLDEEADVVLGGGVMTARNPYLMDTLTERLTARAPKARTKVVTAPPVLGAALLGLDQLAAPPQAHARLRAHYG from the coding sequence GTGCTCGCCATCGACGCGGGCAACAGCAAGACCGACGTGGCGCTCGTCGCCGCCAACGGACGGGTGCTCGGCGCCGCCCGCGGCGGCGGCTTCCAGCCGCCGGTGGTCGGTGTCGGCCCCGCCGTGGCGGCGGTGGCCGAGATCGTCGCACGGGCGGCGGAGGACGCGGGGCTCGACGTGCGGCAGGGCGGCCCCGACGACCGCAGACCGCTGGCCGCGTACACCTCGGCGTGTCTGGCCAACGCGGACCTGCCCGTCGAGGAGCAGCGCCTGGAGGTGGCCATCCACGGCCGCGGCTGGGCGCACACCACCCGGGTCGCCAACGACACCTTCGCGATCCTGCGGGCCGGTGTCGACGAGCCGCGGGGCGTGGCGGTGGTGTGCGGCGCGGGCATCAACTGCGTCGGCATGCTGCCGGACGGACGCACCGCCAGATTCCCGGCGATAGGCAAGATCTCCGGGGACTGGGGCGGCGGTTCGGGGCTGGCCGACGAGGCGCTGTGGTATGCCGCCAGGGCCGAGGACGGCCGTGGCGGGCCCACCGCCCTGGCCCGTACGCTGCCGGCGCACTTCGGGCTCGGCTCGATGTACGCGCTGATCGAGGCGCTGCACCTGGAGACGCTGCCGGCCGAGCGGAAGTACGAGCTGACGCCGGTGCTCTTCGCGACCTCGGACGCCGGTGACCCGGTGGCCAGGACGATCCTCGCCCGGCAGGCCGAGGAGATCGCGGCCCTGGCCGTGGTGGCGCTCGGCCGCCTCGAACTGCTCGACGAGGAGGCCGATGTGGTGCTCGGCGGCGGGGTGATGACGGCCCGCAACCCGTACCTGATGGACACCCTGACGGAACGGCTCACCGCCCGCGCGCCCAAGGCGCGGACCAAGGTGGTGACCGCGCCGCCGGTGCTGGGCGCGGCCCTGCTGGGCCTCGACCAGCTGGCCGCACCGCCGCAGGCGCACGCCAGACTGCGGGCGCACTACGGCTGA
- a CDS encoding glutamate ABC transporter substrate-binding protein, producing the protein MSGYRRGWGGVAGMAVACALAVLGALVPLRDDPASVAAADPGQVTRAHYAATQDTGTCSRPERSLNPALGSTSGAAVARIKARGKLRVGVDQNSFLWGFRDPATGDFAGFDIDIVKAIAKDILGDENAVQYLTVPTVDRISAIQKGTVDMVVRTMTINCERIKDVAFSTAYFTAGQQILTSDNSSITGFNDSLRNKTVCTATGSTGDDKLKAGAHGATVMRVANQLDCLVQLQLGLADAVFTDNALGAGQAAQDPTVHLVGRTVTEEPYGVAMNLADTDLVRRVNQVLNTYRADGSWTASYNHWLAQDLPGIKPPAPLYK; encoded by the coding sequence GTGAGCGGATACCGGCGTGGCTGGGGCGGAGTCGCGGGCATGGCGGTGGCCTGCGCGCTGGCCGTCCTCGGCGCCCTCGTGCCGCTGCGGGACGACCCGGCCTCCGTGGCCGCGGCGGACCCCGGACAGGTGACCAGGGCGCACTACGCGGCCACGCAGGACACCGGGACGTGCAGCCGGCCGGAGCGCAGCCTCAACCCGGCGCTGGGCAGCACCTCGGGCGCCGCGGTGGCCCGGATCAAGGCGCGGGGCAAGCTGCGGGTCGGCGTGGACCAGAACAGCTTCCTGTGGGGCTTCCGCGACCCGGCCACCGGCGACTTCGCCGGTTTCGACATCGACATCGTCAAGGCGATCGCCAAGGACATCCTGGGCGACGAGAACGCCGTGCAGTACCTGACGGTGCCGACCGTCGACCGGATCAGCGCGATCCAGAAGGGCACGGTCGACATGGTGGTCCGCACGATGACCATCAACTGCGAACGGATCAAGGACGTCGCCTTCTCCACGGCCTACTTCACCGCCGGACAGCAGATCCTGACCTCGGACAATTCCTCGATCACCGGCTTCAACGACTCCCTCAGGAACAAGACCGTCTGCACCGCGACCGGTTCGACGGGTGACGACAAGCTCAAGGCGGGCGCCCACGGCGCCACGGTGATGCGGGTCGCCAATCAGCTGGACTGCCTGGTGCAGCTGCAACTCGGCCTCGCCGACGCGGTCTTCACCGACAACGCCCTCGGCGCCGGACAGGCCGCCCAGGACCCGACCGTGCACCTGGTGGGCAGGACCGTCACCGAGGAGCCGTACGGTGTGGCCATGAACCTGGCCGACACCGACCTGGTGCGGCGGGTCAACCAGGTACTCAACACCTATCGCGCCGACGGTTCGTGGACGGCGTCGTACAACCACTGGCTGGCGCAGGATCTGCCGGGCATCAAGCCGCCCGCGCCGTTGTACAAATAG
- a CDS encoding 6-phospho-beta-glucosidase → MKLAVVGGGSTYTPELIDGFARLRDSLPVEELALIDPDAHRLELVGGLARRIFAKQGHPGRIVTTSDLEAGVAGADAVLLQLRVGGQAARNEDETWPLECGCIGQETTGAGGLAKAMRTVPVVLDIAERVRRAAPDAWIIDFTNPVGIVTRALLQAGHKSVGLCNVAIGFQRRFAEKLGVAPEQVHLDHVGLNHLTWERGVRIGGPDGEDVLPKLLAEHGDAIAADLHLPRPVLDRLGVVPSYYLRYYYAHDEVVRELRTSPSRASQVAAMEKELLEMYGDPALDEKPALLAKRGGAFYSEAAVALASSLLRASHIPAAGDVQVVNAYNNGTLPFLPDDAVIEVPAVVNGDGAEPLPVPPVEPLYAGLIANVTAYEDLALDAALRGGRDRVFTALLAHPLIGQYDLAEQLTDRLIAHNREHFAWA, encoded by the coding sequence ATGAAACTGGCAGTCGTGGGCGGCGGGTCCACGTACACCCCGGAGCTGATCGACGGGTTCGCGCGGCTGCGCGACAGCCTGCCCGTCGAGGAGCTGGCGCTGATCGACCCGGACGCGCACCGGCTCGAACTGGTCGGCGGGCTGGCCCGGCGGATCTTCGCCAAGCAGGGCCACCCCGGCCGGATCGTCACCACCTCCGACCTGGAGGCGGGGGTGGCGGGCGCGGACGCGGTGCTGCTCCAGCTGCGGGTCGGCGGACAGGCCGCGCGCAACGAGGACGAGACCTGGCCGCTGGAATGCGGCTGCATCGGCCAGGAGACCACCGGCGCCGGCGGGCTCGCGAAGGCGATGCGTACGGTGCCGGTGGTGCTGGACATCGCCGAGCGGGTCAGGCGCGCCGCGCCGGACGCCTGGATCATCGACTTCACCAATCCGGTGGGCATCGTCACCCGGGCGCTGCTCCAGGCCGGGCACAAGAGTGTCGGGCTGTGCAATGTGGCCATCGGCTTCCAGCGCCGCTTCGCCGAGAAGCTCGGCGTGGCGCCCGAGCAGGTGCACCTGGACCACGTCGGGCTCAACCACCTGACCTGGGAGCGGGGGGTGCGGATCGGCGGGCCCGACGGCGAGGACGTGCTGCCCAAGCTGCTCGCCGAGCACGGCGACGCCATTGCCGCGGACCTGCACCTGCCGCGCCCGGTCCTCGACCGGCTCGGCGTGGTCCCGTCGTACTACCTGCGCTACTACTACGCGCACGACGAGGTGGTGCGCGAGCTGCGGACCAGTCCCTCACGGGCCTCGCAGGTCGCCGCGATGGAGAAGGAACTGCTGGAGATGTACGGCGACCCGGCGCTGGACGAGAAGCCGGCGCTGCTGGCCAAGCGCGGCGGCGCCTTCTACTCGGAGGCGGCGGTGGCGCTCGCCTCGTCGCTGCTGCGGGCGTCGCACATTCCCGCGGCAGGCGACGTACAGGTCGTCAACGCGTACAACAACGGCACCCTGCCCTTCCTGCCGGACGACGCGGTCATCGAGGTGCCTGCCGTGGTCAATGGCGACGGCGCCGAGCCGCTGCCGGTGCCGCCGGTCGAGCCGCTCTACGCCGGGCTGATCGCGAATGTGACGGCCTACGAGGACCTGGCACTCGACGCCGCGCTGCGCGGCGGCAGGGACCGGGTCTTCACCGCGCTGCTCGCCCATCCGCTGATCGGGCAGTACGACCTGGCCGAGCAGCTGACCGACCGTCTCATCGCGCACAACCGGGAGCACTTCGCGTGGGCCTGA
- a CDS encoding extracellular solute-binding protein produces the protein MTKAAAAVAASAAITLLASACTGQSTTSASDDASKDVTVTFWHGWSAPNELKAINDNVARFEKAHPNIHVKVQGNITDDKINQSLRAGGDKAPDVVSSFTTDNVGQFCSSGTFADLAPFLQKSNIDPAATFPKPMLEYTQFEGKRCSLPLLGDAYGLYYNTKEFAAAGITAPPKTLSEFKQDAVKLTKSSGGSYSQLGFMPDFHGYESTPGHFAAQWGVQYFDGAGKSQIAKDPGFAKMFDWQQDMVKALGGFTKLEKYRSGFGDEFGAKNPLQTGQVAMGIDGEWRLGMAKDAGMNDLAVAPFPVPDDQASSYGKGYTTGTIIGIANTSTKKNAAWELVKFMTTDTDAVVSFANAIHNVPSTLAALKSPELDQDPGFKTFIDIAQNPNSTTTPPSVNGGAYQVTLQDFGYAYESGKSKDLTAGLQGVDTQVDKDIAQAK, from the coding sequence CGGCTGGTCCGCGCCGAACGAGCTGAAGGCGATCAACGACAACGTCGCCCGATTCGAGAAGGCGCACCCCAACATCCACGTCAAGGTGCAGGGCAACATCACCGACGACAAGATCAACCAGTCGCTGCGGGCCGGCGGCGACAAGGCCCCCGACGTCGTGTCCTCCTTCACCACCGACAACGTCGGCCAGTTCTGCTCCTCCGGCACCTTCGCCGACCTCGCGCCCTTCCTGCAGAAGTCGAACATCGACCCGGCCGCGACCTTCCCCAAGCCGATGCTCGAATACACCCAGTTCGAGGGCAAGCGCTGTTCGCTGCCGCTGCTGGGCGACGCGTACGGGCTGTACTACAACACGAAGGAATTCGCCGCGGCCGGCATCACCGCACCGCCGAAGACGCTCAGCGAGTTCAAGCAGGACGCGGTCAAGCTCACCAAGTCCTCGGGCGGCAGCTACTCGCAGCTCGGCTTCATGCCCGACTTCCACGGCTACGAGTCCACCCCCGGCCACTTCGCGGCCCAGTGGGGCGTGCAGTACTTCGACGGCGCGGGCAAGTCGCAGATCGCCAAGGACCCCGGCTTCGCCAAGATGTTCGACTGGCAGCAGGACATGGTCAAGGCGCTCGGCGGCTTCACCAAGCTGGAGAAGTACCGCTCCGGCTTCGGTGACGAGTTCGGCGCCAAGAACCCGCTGCAGACCGGCCAGGTCGCGATGGGCATCGACGGCGAGTGGCGGCTCGGCATGGCCAAGGACGCCGGGATGAACGACCTCGCCGTGGCGCCCTTCCCGGTGCCCGACGACCAGGCGAGCAGCTACGGCAAGGGCTACACCACCGGAACGATCATCGGCATCGCCAACACCAGCACCAAGAAGAACGCCGCCTGGGAGCTGGTGAAGTTCATGACCACCGACACCGACGCGGTCGTCTCCTTCGCCAACGCGATCCACAATGTGCCGTCCACGCTGGCCGCGCTCAAGTCGCCCGAGCTCGACCAGGACCCGGGCTTCAAGACCTTCATCGACATCGCGCAGAACCCGAACAGCACCACCACCCCGCCGAGCGTCAACGGCGGCGCCTACCAGGTGACGCTGCAGGACTTCGGCTACGCCTACGAGTCGGGCAAGTCCAAGGATCTGACCGCAGGACTGCAGGGCGTCGACACGCAGGTCGACAAGGACATCGCGCAGGCCAAGTGA
- a CDS encoding carbohydrate ABC transporter permease: protein MSATVHPLLRARRRKAALRNLAFLSPWIIGFGVFFAYPLLSTVYFSFMHYNGVNPPTWTGTKNWSYVFKDYPLFWPALRNTLWLVLVMVTLRVVFGLGVGLLITKIKTGAGFFRTAFYLPYLAPPVAATMAFVFLLNPGTGPVNHILGDIGIATPGWFTDPHWSKPALTILAVWGIGDLMVIFMAALLDVPKEQYEAAELDGAGAWARFRYVTLPNISPIVMFAVVTGVIQTMQYYTQPLVAGKVASGIIGNSGQQFEPGYPDKSTLTLPQLVYERGFQRFDYGSACVIALVLFVLAMAFTALLMRRRNGFLSAED, encoded by the coding sequence ATGAGCGCCACCGTCCACCCCCTGCTGAGGGCCAGGCGCCGCAAGGCGGCGCTGCGCAACCTCGCCTTCCTGTCGCCCTGGATCATCGGCTTCGGCGTCTTCTTCGCCTACCCGCTGCTGTCCACCGTCTACTTCTCGTTCATGCACTACAACGGGGTGAATCCGCCGACCTGGACCGGTACGAAGAACTGGTCCTACGTCTTCAAGGACTACCCGCTGTTCTGGCCTGCGCTGCGCAACACGCTGTGGCTGGTGCTGGTGATGGTCACGCTGCGGGTCGTCTTCGGCCTCGGCGTGGGCCTGCTGATCACCAAGATCAAGACCGGCGCCGGCTTCTTCCGCACCGCCTTCTACCTGCCCTATCTGGCCCCGCCGGTCGCCGCGACCATGGCCTTCGTCTTCCTGCTCAACCCGGGCACCGGGCCGGTCAACCACATCCTGGGCGACATCGGCATCGCCACGCCCGGCTGGTTCACCGACCCGCACTGGTCCAAGCCCGCGCTGACCATCCTGGCGGTGTGGGGCATCGGCGACCTGATGGTCATCTTCATGGCCGCGCTGCTCGACGTGCCCAAGGAGCAGTACGAGGCCGCCGAACTGGACGGCGCCGGCGCATGGGCGCGGTTCCGGTACGTGACGCTGCCGAACATCTCGCCGATCGTGATGTTCGCGGTGGTCACCGGGGTGATCCAGACCATGCAGTACTACACGCAGCCGCTGGTGGCGGGAAAGGTCGCCTCCGGGATCATCGGCAACTCGGGCCAGCAGTTCGAGCCCGGCTACCCGGACAAGTCGACCCTGACCCTGCCGCAGCTGGTCTACGAACGCGGCTTCCAGCGCTTCGACTACGGCTCCGCGTGCGTCATCGCCCTGGTGCTCTTCGTGCTGGCGATGGCCTTCACCGCACTGCTCATGCGGCGGCGCAACGGCTTCCTGTCGGCGGAGGACTGA